A section of the Agarivorans litoreus genome encodes:
- a CDS encoding carboxypeptidase M32: protein MTKQTAYQQLCEHFKHLSKLSHLNSICGWDQATMMPDGGNQARAEALAELAVIIHEKSTRPEMEQWLEQARQENLNPMQQASLREMSRSWRNQTALPADLVKAKSLATARCEHAWREQRGANDWKAFQVNLQAVMQLAIEEAQIRADKTGLNPYDAMLDLYEPGMQMRRLDKVFGELQSWLPDLITQVVDKQANWPELRLNGPFPSEQQKKLGLAVMEKLQFDFKHGRLDVSAHPFCGGVPSDVRITTRYEDEDFTRSLMGIVHETGHARYEQNLPLDYLDLPVGQARSMGIHESQSLFFEMQLGRSQAFVEQLLPLVNQHLCQQQPMQLEELKQHYLSVKPGYIRVDADELTYPAHVMLRYELERDLINQDIKVADIPELWDHKMQQYLGLSTKGNYRYGCMQDVHWPAGLIGYFPSYSLGAMYAAQFHAALVKAKPDSPKAVAEGNYNEVFAWLQQNIWSQASIYDTDELVSRATGETLNTRYFEQHLRNRYL, encoded by the coding sequence ATGACTAAGCAAACTGCTTATCAACAGCTCTGTGAGCACTTTAAACACCTGTCAAAACTCTCTCACTTAAATTCGATTTGCGGCTGGGATCAGGCCACCATGATGCCAGATGGTGGTAACCAAGCTCGCGCCGAAGCCTTAGCAGAACTAGCGGTGATTATTCATGAAAAGTCCACCCGCCCAGAAATGGAGCAATGGCTAGAACAGGCACGGCAAGAAAACCTTAACCCAATGCAACAGGCTTCGCTTCGAGAAATGTCTCGCAGCTGGCGCAATCAAACCGCCCTTCCCGCCGATTTGGTTAAAGCTAAATCGCTCGCCACTGCCCGCTGTGAGCATGCTTGGCGTGAGCAACGCGGCGCCAATGATTGGAAAGCCTTCCAAGTTAACTTGCAAGCAGTAATGCAGCTAGCCATTGAAGAGGCGCAAATACGGGCAGATAAAACCGGCTTAAATCCTTACGATGCCATGCTCGATCTATACGAACCAGGCATGCAAATGCGGCGCTTAGATAAAGTATTTGGTGAGCTGCAATCTTGGCTACCGGACTTGATAACTCAAGTGGTCGACAAACAAGCTAATTGGCCGGAGTTAAGGTTAAATGGCCCCTTCCCTAGTGAACAGCAAAAGAAACTAGGTTTAGCGGTAATGGAAAAACTGCAATTTGACTTTAAGCATGGCCGACTAGATGTAAGCGCTCACCCGTTTTGTGGCGGAGTGCCCAGTGATGTACGTATAACCACGCGTTACGAAGATGAAGATTTCACCCGTTCATTAATGGGCATTGTGCACGAAACTGGTCACGCAAGGTATGAGCAAAACCTTCCATTAGATTATCTTGATTTACCGGTGGGACAAGCCCGTTCTATGGGTATACACGAGAGCCAGAGTTTATTCTTTGAAATGCAATTAGGTCGCAGCCAAGCCTTTGTTGAGCAACTATTACCCTTAGTTAATCAGCACTTATGCCAGCAGCAGCCAATGCAACTTGAAGAACTTAAGCAGCACTATTTAAGTGTTAAGCCGGGTTATATTCGAGTAGATGCCGATGAGCTGACTTATCCTGCCCATGTGATGCTGCGGTATGAGCTAGAACGCGACCTAATCAACCAAGATATTAAAGTGGCAGATATCCCTGAGTTGTGGGATCACAAAATGCAGCAATATTTAGGTTTGTCTACTAAAGGAAATTATCGCTATGGCTGCATGCAAGATGTACATTGGCCTGCAGGCTTAATTGGCTACTTCCCTTCATACTCGCTAGGCGCAATGTACGCCGCACAATTTCATGCGGCTTTAGTTAAAGCCAAACCCGACTCCCCCAAAGCGGTAGCAGAGGGCAACTACAATGAAGTATTTGCTTGGCTACAACAAAATATTTGGTCACAAGCCAGTATTTACGATACCGATGAGCTGGTAAGCCGTGCTACAGGTGAAACCCTAAATACTCGCTATTTTGAGCAGCATTTACGCAATCGTTACCTTTAA
- the smrA gene encoding DNA endonuclease SmrA, which yields MSDEFDLFQQEVAGIKPLKQDAVVSAGDSLNEAAKKARQKAAAEHLATSQDYLSLENVTLLHPDDVVSFKKSGLQQGVFKKLRLGKYEIQAKLDLHKFRLEKARSEIISFIKQCQKLNIRSALIIPGKGHNSDPPALLKSYVSQWLPQIDAVLAIHSAQTMHGGTGAIYVLLKKSELQKLDNRERHARRLA from the coding sequence ATGTCTGATGAATTTGATCTGTTCCAGCAGGAAGTGGCTGGAATAAAACCCTTAAAGCAAGATGCGGTAGTATCAGCTGGCGACAGCCTTAACGAAGCTGCCAAAAAAGCTAGGCAAAAAGCAGCTGCAGAGCACCTTGCTACATCTCAAGATTATCTTTCTTTAGAGAATGTTACCTTACTGCACCCCGACGATGTGGTGTCTTTCAAAAAGTCAGGCTTACAACAAGGCGTGTTTAAAAAACTACGCTTAGGCAAATATGAAATTCAAGCCAAATTGGACTTACATAAATTTCGCTTAGAAAAAGCCCGCAGCGAAATAATTAGTTTTATTAAGCAATGCCAAAAACTCAATATCCGTAGTGCATTAATAATTCCGGGTAAAGGCCATAACAGTGACCCACCAGCACTACTAAAAAGCTATGTGAGCCAGTGGTTACCACAAATAGACGCGGTGTTGGCCATTCACAGCGCCCAAACGATGCACGGTGGTACTGGCGCCATTTACGTACTACTCAAAAAAAGTGAGTTACAAAAACTCGATAACCGTGAGCGTCATGCTCGCCGTTTAGCCTAA
- a CDS encoding DUF3149 domain-containing protein, with protein sequence MELWLDLLFGNSIGLMSVTVIATTIALMGFYTFYFLKKIRQSDPQQK encoded by the coding sequence ATGGAACTTTGGTTAGACTTACTCTTTGGTAATAGCATTGGATTAATGTCGGTGACGGTGATTGCCACCACCATTGCTTTGATGGGATTTTATACATTTTATTTCTTGAAAAAAATCCGCCAAAGCGACCCTCAGCAAAAATAA
- a CDS encoding TraB/GumN family protein has translation MKPWLNRLSTLLLLFSSSQITAEPSLWLASKDQQQLYLFGSIHLGSEAFYPLPKPFIEAFERSERLVVEMDLSSVSSSDQKLLQHVSQLPGGEKLADKISADYLDQLKQRSQQLGISPTIFENMQPWYVAVVLSQLQMQALGFEPELGLDLHFIQRAQQSQLSVHQLESFADQIEALSSLASIQVPLLEQTLDDFEQVPSLFNQLVSHWNNGENQKLLALLNDDPMFQHDAEYVLDKLLFERNHKWMQQLTSLSNTSFVVVGAMHLYGEQGLLDELKKLGYSIREVDPATN, from the coding sequence ATGAAACCTTGGCTTAATCGCTTAAGCACTTTATTGCTGCTGTTCTCTAGCAGCCAAATAACTGCAGAACCCTCTCTTTGGCTAGCCAGTAAAGATCAGCAACAACTCTACTTGTTTGGCTCTATTCATCTAGGTAGCGAAGCATTTTATCCCTTGCCTAAGCCCTTTATTGAAGCCTTTGAGCGCAGCGAGCGCCTGGTGGTAGAAATGGACCTATCGTCTGTTTCCAGCAGCGACCAAAAGCTATTGCAGCACGTTAGCCAATTGCCGGGCGGTGAGAAATTAGCGGACAAAATAAGTGCTGATTATTTAGACCAACTTAAGCAACGCAGCCAACAGCTTGGGATCTCACCTACTATTTTCGAAAACATGCAGCCCTGGTATGTAGCAGTGGTACTTAGCCAGTTGCAAATGCAAGCCCTCGGCTTTGAGCCTGAATTAGGGCTTGATCTACATTTCATTCAGCGGGCGCAACAAAGCCAGCTTTCGGTTCATCAATTAGAAAGCTTTGCCGATCAAATAGAAGCTTTAAGCAGCCTAGCCAGTATTCAAGTACCTTTGTTGGAGCAAACCTTGGATGACTTTGAGCAAGTACCAAGCTTATTCAATCAACTGGTAAGCCACTGGAATAATGGTGAAAACCAAAAGCTACTGGCTTTACTTAACGATGATCCAATGTTCCAACACGATGCCGAATACGTATTGGATAAGTTGCTATTTGAGCGCAACCACAAATGGATGCAACAACTAACTAGCTTAAGCAATACCAGCTTTGTAGTTGTTGGTGCAATGCACTTGTACGGAGAACAAGGTTTGCTCGATGAGCTAAAAAAGCTGGGTTACTCAATCCGTGAAGTTGATCCGGCGACAAATTGA
- a CDS encoding SDR family oxidoreductase — protein sequence MSKPINSILITGCSSGIGLYCAQELQQRGYTVIASCRKAEDVKTLQTSGLLCVVLDLDNQSSIEQGWQQALTLANGKIDALFNNGAYGQPGALEDLPTQALRQQFETNLFGWHHLSRLAVAHMLQQQHGRIIQNSSVLGLVAMKYRGAYNASKFALEGYTDTLRLELANTPLHVSLIEPGPITSLFRQNAKAAFEQNIDANNTRHQNAYQKTLERLEQQGPSSKFTLPASAVYKALLHALEQPTPKARYYVTFPTHLFAWLRRILPVSLLDNILKKS from the coding sequence TTGAGCAAACCAATCAATAGCATTTTAATCACTGGGTGTAGTAGCGGCATTGGCCTTTATTGCGCTCAAGAGTTACAACAGCGCGGCTACACTGTTATCGCCTCTTGCCGTAAAGCTGAGGATGTGAAAACACTACAAACAAGTGGCTTGCTATGTGTTGTATTGGATTTAGATAACCAAAGTTCTATTGAACAAGGCTGGCAACAAGCCCTAACCTTGGCTAATGGTAAAATAGATGCTTTGTTTAACAATGGTGCCTATGGCCAACCCGGCGCGCTGGAAGATCTGCCCACCCAAGCACTACGCCAACAGTTTGAAACCAATCTATTTGGCTGGCACCACTTAAGCCGCTTAGCCGTAGCTCATATGTTACAGCAGCAACACGGGCGAATTATTCAAAACAGTTCAGTACTTGGCTTGGTGGCGATGAAGTACCGCGGAGCCTACAACGCCAGTAAATTCGCACTAGAAGGCTACACCGATACCCTACGTTTAGAATTAGCCAATACCCCGTTACATGTTTCGCTCATTGAACCAGGCCCTATTACCAGCTTGTTTAGGCAAAATGCTAAAGCCGCCTTTGAACAAAACATTGATGCCAACAATACTCGCCACCAAAACGCTTACCAGAAAACGCTAGAACGCTTAGAGCAACAAGGCCCAAGCAGTAAATTTACGCTACCCGCTAGCGCGGTGTATAAAGCACTGTTGCACGCACTGGAACAACCAACACCTAAAGCGCGTTACTACGTTACCTTCCCTACCCACTTGTTTGCTTGGCTTCGTCGAATATTACCGGTTTCATTGCTCGATAATATCCTTAAAAAAAGCTAA
- a CDS encoding PilZ domain-containing protein encodes MDQVQFHKVPPNCGISLSITTRFKKAADYKGYWIGVDKKSYIICRLNGADSSTGINLISEGCEVNARFHWDGKLIAFRSEIVALINEPARWMILQYPQNVMSMPLRKYDRYECYQPATLHLDSKHVLRGVLKDISERGCKFVPSAANKFNISVLKDKNLQLQTRFPKRDEPVILTCQVKNTPNERNEFALGCQFVQDYELVNQQIEYQLVDKAYEKKIQGIA; translated from the coding sequence ATGGATCAAGTACAGTTTCACAAAGTGCCGCCAAACTGCGGAATTAGTCTTAGTATTACCACCCGCTTTAAAAAGGCCGCTGACTATAAAGGCTACTGGATAGGCGTAGACAAAAAGAGCTACATTATTTGCCGTCTTAATGGTGCCGACTCCAGCACTGGCATCAACCTTATTAGTGAAGGCTGTGAAGTAAATGCTCGCTTTCACTGGGACGGTAAACTCATCGCCTTCCGCTCTGAAATTGTGGCTCTAATTAATGAACCTGCGCGTTGGATGATTTTACAATATCCACAAAACGTTATGTCTATGCCGCTGCGTAAATATGACCGTTATGAGTGTTATCAGCCAGCAACCTTACACCTTGATTCAAAACACGTGTTGCGTGGAGTATTAAAAGATATCTCTGAACGTGGTTGCAAGTTTGTGCCAAGCGCCGCCAACAAGTTCAACATTAGTGTATTAAAAGACAAAAATTTACAACTACAAACCCGCTTTCCTAAGCGCGATGAGCCAGTGATTCTTACCTGCCAAGTCAAAAATACCCCTAACGAGCGAAATGAATTTGCACTGGGCTGTCAATTTGTTCAAGATTACGAGCTTGTTAATCAGCAAATTGAATATCAACTTGTTGATAAAGCCTACGAAAAGAAAATACAGGGCATTGCTTGA
- a CDS encoding DUF1127 domain-containing protein, with amino-acid sequence MNIISHTKADPQRQGLTSIKLNLRLIIGKIDALLLRRKTRRELAKLPDYLLKDIGVSRVDALREAEKSFWQS; translated from the coding sequence ATGAACATTATCAGCCATACAAAAGCAGACCCGCAACGCCAAGGTTTAACTTCAATTAAACTAAACCTAAGGCTTATCATTGGAAAAATAGATGCTCTACTGTTACGCCGCAAAACCCGTCGCGAGTTAGCTAAGCTTCCCGACTATTTGCTAAAAGACATTGGGGTGAGTAGAGTAGATGCGTTACGCGAGGCCGAGAAATCATTTTGGCAGTCTTAG
- a CDS encoding LysR substrate-binding domain-containing protein, which translates to MSERMPPLQGLYYFYLAAEMGSFKAAAEKLFVSAAAMSQQIRQLEERIDVQLFERQHRRVVLTAEGETLHHYAKQAFRTLQDGVRQVSLDPDPNSMSLSVLPSFAQHWLVPRLGEFSQLHPNLSVMLMPKNSLIDFRQDRVDLCVRYGLGDYPGLHAAKLMDDHLYPVCHPLYLEQHPEVCLNDLSKHTLIDDARPDMNWQYWLELAGFNSSVPKANLLYQGAHVVIEGALAVQGIALVRHSLAWKYLQQGLLVKLGDVEVKPRYRYYLVAPQPYFKREKIKQFSEWINQQAQQFWLESESQRSASTIVEAPLKKAELKC; encoded by the coding sequence GTGAGTGAGCGAATGCCGCCCTTGCAAGGGCTTTATTACTTCTACTTGGCTGCAGAGATGGGCAGCTTTAAAGCAGCTGCAGAAAAGTTATTTGTAAGTGCCGCGGCTATGAGCCAGCAGATCCGTCAGCTAGAAGAGAGAATAGATGTACAGCTGTTTGAGCGTCAGCATCGTAGAGTAGTGTTAACCGCTGAGGGTGAAACCTTGCATCATTACGCTAAACAAGCATTTAGAACCCTACAGGACGGCGTTCGCCAAGTAAGCCTTGATCCTGACCCTAACAGTATGTCGTTGTCGGTTCTGCCGTCTTTTGCCCAGCATTGGCTAGTGCCTCGTTTAGGTGAGTTTAGCCAGCTACACCCAAATCTATCGGTAATGCTAATGCCAAAAAATAGTTTGATAGACTTTCGCCAAGATAGGGTCGATTTATGTGTGCGTTATGGTTTGGGGGATTACCCAGGTTTACATGCCGCTAAGCTAATGGATGATCATCTCTATCCAGTTTGTCATCCATTGTATTTAGAGCAACATCCAGAGGTGTGTTTAAATGATTTAAGTAAGCACACTCTCATTGACGACGCGAGGCCCGATATGAACTGGCAATATTGGCTAGAGTTGGCTGGTTTTAATTCAAGTGTGCCTAAAGCTAACTTATTGTATCAAGGAGCTCATGTAGTGATTGAAGGAGCCTTAGCGGTGCAGGGGATAGCATTGGTGAGGCACAGCTTAGCCTGGAAGTATCTCCAACAAGGTTTACTGGTTAAGTTAGGCGATGTAGAAGTAAAACCTCGATATCGTTATTACTTGGTTGCCCCTCAACCTTATTTTAAACGAGAGAAAATAAAGCAATTTAGTGAGTGGATTAATCAGCAAGCTCAGCAGTTTTGGTTAGAGAGTGAGTCACAGCGCAGCGCTAGTACAATAGTTGAAGCACCACTTAAAAAGGCTGAACTTAAGTGCTGA
- a CDS encoding DUF3108 domain-containing protein, producing MSLSKAIALSALLVATTSIAEVLPFEAEYRANFKGIPIAKGYRQLIDLGNDTFQIKSIGTALAGGLKYDDTSRFTYHQKNVKTLGFVHTQSSFFSTTRVTGHPDRKGGLIVDIDGERHHFEAPDNVHQLMDAAGFSVQLQNDLKKGLRELDYHYNVIDEVDNYKFTVVGEETIETMLGSFEALKVEQKKREGRSTWLWLAPELDYHLVKAEIIRNGKSWATLEATRIDIVEPDKPMLAKQPPKNQIKLSN from the coding sequence ATGTCGTTATCAAAAGCTATAGCACTTTCAGCTTTGCTAGTTGCCACCACCAGTATTGCTGAAGTACTGCCCTTTGAGGCCGAGTACCGTGCAAATTTTAAAGGTATACCTATTGCCAAAGGCTATCGCCAACTGATTGATTTAGGTAACGATACTTTTCAGATTAAAAGCATAGGCACAGCTCTCGCCGGCGGCTTAAAGTACGACGATACCTCCCGCTTTACCTATCACCAGAAAAACGTAAAAACCTTAGGATTTGTGCACACACAAAGTAGCTTTTTCTCCACTACACGGGTTACTGGACACCCAGACCGTAAAGGCGGTCTAATCGTTGACATTGATGGTGAAAGACACCATTTTGAAGCACCGGATAACGTGCACCAGTTAATGGATGCCGCAGGCTTTTCCGTACAACTGCAAAATGACTTAAAAAAAGGCTTAAGAGAATTAGATTATCACTACAATGTTATTGATGAAGTTGATAACTACAAATTTACCGTTGTTGGCGAAGAAACTATAGAAACTATGCTTGGCAGTTTTGAAGCATTAAAGGTGGAACAAAAAAAACGAGAAGGCCGCAGCACTTGGCTTTGGTTAGCCCCTGAATTAGATTATCACTTGGTAAAAGCAGAAATTATCCGCAATGGTAAAAGCTGGGCCACCTTAGAAGCCACCCGAATAGATATTGTTGAGCCAGATAAGCCAATGTTAGCTAAGCAACCGCCTAAGAACCAAATAAAACTTAGCAACTAA
- the adhE gene encoding bifunctional acetaldehyde-CoA/alcohol dehydrogenase translates to MPVGNIDELNAMVARVKAAQAEFASYSQEQVDKIFRAASLAASTARIELARMAAEESGMGIMEDKVIKNHFASEFIYNKYKDTLTCGVIERNDEGGTITIAEPVGIVCAIVPTTNPTSTAIFKALISLKTRNGCIFSPHPRAKNATNFAAKLVLDAAIAAGAPKDIIGWIDTPSVELSNALMKHDDIALILATGGPGMVKAAYSSGKPAIGVGAGNTPVVIDETADVKRAVSSILMSKTFDNGVICASEQAAIIVESKYDEVIARFAKYGAAVLSKADADKVRKVLMINGALNAKIVGQPAYKIAELAGVTVPKATKILIGEGLEASYDDEFSHEKLSPTLGVYKAKDFEDAVRQAGIVLDIGGVGHTSVLYTDQDANADRIAYFGDKMKTARILINTPSSHGGIGDLYNFELAPSLTLGCGSWGGNAISENVGPKHLINKKIVAKRAENMLWHKLPKSIYFRRGSLPIAMDDLDGKKRAMVVTDNFLFNNGYIDDLRAILKDKGMEVEVFHDVEADPTLSIVKKGAEACHNYQPDVILAVGGGSPMDAAKIMWVMYEHPETDFEDLSMRFMDIRKRIYKFPKMGSKAELVCITTTSGTGSEVTPFAVVTDDTTGQKYPLADYELTPNMAVVDANLVMDMPKSLCAFGGYDAVTHAMEAYVSVLANEYSDGQALQALKMLKEYLPSSYQNGKADPVAREKVHNAATIAGIAFANSFLGVCHSMAHKLGAEFHVPHGLANALLLTNVIRYNATNTPTKQTAFSQYDRPKARARYAEVAEHLGFREGNTEAKLNALLTWLDELKVELNIPLSIKDAGVNEADFLAKVDELAVDAFDDQCTGANPRYPLIAELKQVLLDSYYGRPYTEAADSADTEAQKAKKPAAKKTTKAKA, encoded by the coding sequence ATGCCTGTAGGTAATATTGATGAGTTAAACGCAATGGTTGCTCGAGTAAAGGCAGCGCAAGCTGAATTTGCATCTTACAGCCAAGAACAAGTGGACAAGATTTTCCGCGCTGCGTCACTCGCTGCTTCTACAGCACGTATTGAACTAGCTCGTATGGCGGCTGAAGAGTCTGGCATGGGCATAATGGAAGACAAAGTGATCAAAAACCACTTCGCTTCTGAGTTCATCTACAACAAATACAAAGATACTTTAACTTGTGGCGTTATCGAACGTAACGACGAAGGCGGTACTATTACTATCGCTGAGCCAGTAGGTATTGTTTGTGCCATCGTACCAACCACTAACCCAACTTCTACCGCTATCTTTAAAGCACTAATCAGCCTTAAAACGCGTAACGGTTGTATCTTCTCTCCACACCCACGTGCTAAAAACGCCACTAACTTTGCGGCTAAACTAGTACTTGATGCAGCTATCGCTGCTGGTGCGCCAAAAGACATTATTGGCTGGATTGATACTCCTTCTGTAGAACTATCTAACGCACTAATGAAGCACGACGACATCGCGCTAATTCTTGCTACTGGTGGTCCGGGTATGGTTAAAGCTGCTTACTCTTCAGGTAAGCCTGCAATTGGTGTTGGTGCGGGTAACACGCCAGTAGTAATTGACGAAACTGCCGACGTTAAACGTGCTGTTTCTTCTATTCTTATGTCTAAGACTTTTGATAACGGTGTTATCTGTGCTTCTGAGCAAGCAGCTATCATTGTTGAATCTAAGTACGACGAAGTAATTGCTCGTTTCGCTAAATACGGCGCAGCAGTACTAAGCAAAGCAGACGCTGATAAAGTACGTAAAGTACTTATGATTAACGGCGCGCTTAACGCTAAAATCGTTGGTCAACCAGCATACAAAATCGCTGAGCTAGCTGGTGTTACTGTACCAAAAGCCACTAAGATCTTAATTGGTGAAGGCCTAGAAGCATCTTACGATGACGAGTTCTCACACGAGAAACTATCTCCAACCCTAGGTGTTTACAAAGCGAAAGACTTTGAAGACGCTGTTCGCCAAGCTGGTATCGTATTAGACATCGGTGGTGTTGGTCACACGTCTGTGCTTTACACAGACCAAGACGCAAACGCTGACCGTATCGCTTACTTTGGCGACAAAATGAAGACTGCACGTATTCTTATTAATACGCCTTCTTCACACGGTGGTATTGGTGACCTATACAACTTCGAACTAGCACCTTCTCTAACGCTAGGTTGTGGTTCTTGGGGTGGTAACGCGATTTCTGAAAACGTGGGTCCAAAACACCTTATCAATAAGAAAATTGTTGCGAAGCGAGCTGAGAACATGTTGTGGCATAAACTACCTAAGTCAATCTACTTCCGTCGTGGTTCATTACCAATCGCTATGGACGACCTTGATGGCAAGAAACGTGCGATGGTTGTTACCGATAACTTCTTGTTCAACAACGGTTACATCGACGACCTACGCGCCATCCTAAAAGACAAAGGCATGGAAGTGGAAGTATTCCACGACGTAGAAGCTGATCCTACTCTGTCTATCGTTAAGAAAGGCGCAGAAGCTTGTCATAACTACCAGCCAGACGTAATTCTTGCTGTTGGTGGTGGTTCACCAATGGATGCTGCGAAGATCATGTGGGTAATGTACGAGCACCCAGAAACTGACTTCGAAGACCTATCAATGCGCTTTATGGACATCCGTAAACGTATTTACAAGTTCCCTAAAATGGGTTCAAAAGCTGAATTAGTATGTATTACTACTACTTCAGGTACTGGTTCTGAAGTTACACCTTTCGCTGTTGTAACCGACGATACTACTGGTCAAAAATACCCACTAGCTGATTACGAACTAACACCTAACATGGCTGTTGTTGATGCTAACCTAGTAATGGATATGCCTAAGTCACTATGTGCCTTCGGTGGTTACGATGCGGTTACTCACGCTATGGAAGCTTACGTTTCTGTGCTAGCTAACGAATACTCAGACGGTCAGGCTCTGCAAGCACTTAAGATGCTTAAAGAATACTTACCAAGCTCTTACCAAAACGGTAAAGCTGATCCAGTAGCTCGTGAGAAAGTTCACAATGCTGCAACTATTGCTGGTATCGCGTTTGCTAACTCTTTCCTAGGTGTGTGTCACTCAATGGCTCACAAACTAGGAGCAGAGTTCCACGTACCACACGGTTTAGCTAACGCATTATTGCTAACTAACGTAATTCGTTACAACGCAACTAACACGCCAACTAAACAAACTGCGTTCTCTCAGTACGACCGTCCTAAGGCACGTGCTCGTTACGCAGAAGTTGCTGAGCACTTAGGTTTCCGTGAAGGTAATACCGAGGCTAAGTTAAACGCACTTCTAACTTGGTTAGACGAGTTGAAAGTTGAATTGAACATTCCTCTATCTATTAAAGATGCAGGCGTGAACGAAGCAGACTTCCTAGCTAAAGTTGATGAGTTAGCGGTAGACGCGTTTGATGACCAATGTACTGGTGCAAACCCACGTTACCCACTAATTGCTGAATTGAAACAAGTTCTACTTGATTCTTACTACGGTCGCCCATACACCGAAGCAGCAGATAGTGCAGACACTGAAGCTCAAAAAGCTAAAAAACCAGCTGCTAAAAAAACGACTAAAGCAAAAGCTTAA